A single region of the Lotus japonicus ecotype B-129 chromosome 4, LjGifu_v1.2 genome encodes:
- the LOC130713396 gene encoding uncharacterized protein LOC130713396, producing the protein MASSKISHAIPVCVQIMEVSHVMSDSQFVKLHLHHASSRMNADFSHVRFLTHCHTHNFPSSYVSPRSMTSLLETADTEIESADISGYELIGACNGLICLKSAKLCRENRYHTVNFWNPATRLLSNGSPPLRRSFYYFGFGYDSSTDTYKVVHVNPQPTTLHVYNMGDNCWRTIHVFPALNLVLHSSSCE; encoded by the coding sequence ATGGCTTCCAGTAAAATCTCTCATGCGATTCCGGTCTGTGTCCAAATCATGGAAGTCTCTCATGTCATGTCTGACTCTCAGTTCGTAAAACTGCACCTTCACCATGCATCTTCTAGAATGAATGCAGATTTTTCCCATGTCCGCTTTCTGACACATTGTCACACCCATAATTTTCCATCATCATATGTCTCACCTCGCTCTATGACTTCATTATTGGAAACAGCAGACACTGAAATAGAATCTGCTGATATCTCCGGGTACGAGTTGATTGGAGCGTGCAACGGGTTGATTTGTTTGAAAAGTGCCAAGTTATGCAGAGAAAATCGCTACCACACGGTCAATTTCTGGAACCCAGCAACGAGGTTACTTTCAAATGGTTCCCCACCTTTACGTAGGAGCTTTTATTATTTCGGGTTTGGTTATGATTCTTCAACAGACACCTACAAAGTGGTGCATGTGAACCCTCAGCCGACAACACTCCATGTTTACAACATGGGTGATAATTGTTGGAGGACAATTCATGTCTTCCCTGCTCTCAATTTGGTTTTGCATTCATCATCATGTGAGTAA
- the LOC130713395 gene encoding F-box/kelch-repeat protein At3g23880-like — MGLEILKYSSLFESLTRFIYYLLGRRGPPPKSELELLPLLPEELVVEILSCLPVKSLMRFKSVSKSWKSLMSDSQLVKLHLHRSFCRMNADFSHVRFVTECDIHNSGSSSYVSPRSMTSLLERADTEAESADISGYRLIGVCNGLICLKSTKFRRKYCYHTVYFWNPATRSLSSSPTLRSFGDFGFGYDSSTDTYKVVHVYPEQTALHVYKMGDNCWRTIHLFPAPNWILRLPSYSYSVSNTINWLGEMFSENDTDLIDCCYKIVSFDLGKPKYTQLALPFCYGEEDIDNYFKPILGVLRGCLCISENNKTRNFALWQMKEFGVHQSWTKLFSINGSEKILAWPCFAISVFDNGDALLLSVSRANGVLYTLRDSKLERKKIADEVRFYYAENYIESLVLPKFK, encoded by the coding sequence ATGGGGTTAGAAATTCTCAAGTATTCCAGTTTGTTTGAATCACTAACAAGGTTTATTTACTATCTCCTGGGACGACGAGGACCACCACCAAAATCTGAACTCGAACTCCTCCCGTTGCTCCCTGAAGAACTGGTGGTTGAAATCTTGTCATGTCTTCCAGTAAAATCTCTCATGCGATTCAAGTCTGTGTCCAAATCATGGAAGTCTCTCATGTCTGATTCTCAGTTAGTAAAACTGCACCTTCACCGTTCATTTTGTAGAATGAATGCAGATTTTTCCCATGTCCGCTTTGTCACAGAATGTGACATCCATAATTCAGGATCATCATCATATGTCTCACCTCGCTCTATGACTTCATTATTGGAAAGAGCAGACACTGAAGCAGAATCTGCTGATATCTCCGGGTACCGGTTGATTGGAGTGTGCAACGGGTTGATTTGTTTGAAAAGTACAAAGTTTCGTAGAAAATATTGCTACCACACGGTCTATTTCTGGAACCCAGCAACAAGGTCACTATCTAGTTCCCCAACTTTACGTAGCTTTGGTGATTTTGGGTTTGGTTATGATTCTTCAACGGACACCTACAAAGTGGTGCATGTGTACCCTGAGCAGACAGCACTTCATGTTTACAAAATGGGTGATAATTGTTGGAGGACAATTCATCTCTTCCCTGCTCCCAATTGGATTTTGCGTTTACCATCATATTCATATTCTGTGAGTAACACTATTAATTGGTTAGGAGAGATGTTTTCGGAGAATGATACTGATCTTATTGATTGCTGCTACAAAATTGTTTCCTTTGATTTGGGAAAACCAAAGTATACACAATTGGCATTGCCTTTTTGTTATGGAGAGGAAGATATAGACAACTATTTTAAGCCAATTCTTGGAGTATTAAGAGGCTGTCTATGTATTTCTGAAAATAACAAAACACGGAATTTTGCCTTATGGCAAATGAAGGAGTTTGGAGTACACCAATCTTGGACTAAGTTGTTTAGCATTAATGGCTCTGAAAAAATTCTTGCGTGGCCTTGTTTTGCAATCAGTGTATTTGATAATGGTGATGCCCTACTATTGTCGGTTTCTCGTGCAAATGGAGTTCTCTATACCCTTAGAGATAGCAAATTAGAACGCAAGAAAATTGCTGATGAAGTTCGTTTTTATTATGCCGAAAATTACATTGAAAGTTTGGTTTTACCGAAATTTAAGTAA